One genomic region from Cumulibacter soli encodes:
- the era gene encoding GTPase Era, producing the protein MSEAAHRSGFVSFVGRPNAGKSTLTNALVGEKIAITSDKPQTTRHAIRGIVDRPDAQIVIVDTPGLHRPRTLLGERLNDVVTATLSEVDVIGFCLPAGEKVGPGDKYIARMLRENTKAPVIGIVTKTDIAAPRRIAEALLQVNELQAELGRDFAEIIPISAVAGEQTELLLELIERQLPEGPKLFLDDEKTDESTEKLIAEFIREAALAEARDELPHSIACAVEEILPREDSDVLDVHAFLYVERSSQKPIMLGPRGSRIKQIGTIARKQIEERLGIRIYLHLHVSVLAEWQRDPKKLTRLGF; encoded by the coding sequence ATGAGCGAAGCAGCACATCGCAGTGGATTCGTCAGCTTCGTGGGGCGACCCAATGCGGGGAAATCCACGCTCACCAATGCGTTGGTGGGGGAGAAGATCGCGATCACCAGCGATAAGCCGCAGACGACCCGGCACGCGATCCGCGGGATCGTCGACCGACCTGACGCGCAGATCGTCATCGTGGACACCCCTGGGCTACACCGCCCGCGGACGCTGCTCGGCGAGCGGTTGAACGACGTCGTCACCGCGACACTGTCCGAGGTGGATGTGATCGGTTTCTGCCTCCCGGCAGGAGAAAAGGTCGGGCCGGGCGACAAGTACATCGCGCGAATGCTGCGCGAGAACACGAAGGCACCGGTGATCGGCATCGTTACGAAGACCGATATCGCCGCGCCGCGCCGCATCGCGGAGGCGCTGCTGCAGGTGAACGAACTGCAGGCCGAACTCGGTCGCGACTTCGCCGAGATCATCCCGATCTCTGCGGTGGCCGGTGAACAGACGGAGTTGTTGCTCGAACTCATCGAGAGGCAGCTGCCCGAAGGACCGAAACTGTTCCTGGACGATGAAAAGACCGACGAGAGCACCGAAAAGCTGATCGCGGAGTTCATCCGTGAGGCCGCGCTCGCCGAGGCCCGCGACGAGTTGCCGCACTCGATCGCTTGTGCCGTCGAAGAAATCCTGCCGCGCGAGGACTCCGACGTCCTGGACGTGCACGCGTTCCTGTATGTCGAGCGGTCGAGCCAGAAACCCATCATGCTTGGCCCGCGCGGTTCACGGATCAAGCAGATCGGCACCATCGCGCGCAAACAGATCGAAGAGCGGCTGGGTATCCGGATCTACCTGCATCTGCACGTCAGCGTGCTGGCCGAGTGGCAGCGCGATCCCAAAAAACTCACCCGGCTGGGTTTCTAA
- a CDS encoding hemolysin family protein, producing MASSDLTLLIVALVLVVLGGVFAMVDAALLRVSKARVSEFCKEGVRGAKALADVVADLPRHTNLLLLLRLACEMTAVVMATVVITNYIDATWVQVLTAAAGMTVISYVIVGVGPRTLGRQHPYATALRTAVLVRTLGIVLGPIAGLLIVIGNAITPGRGFREGPFATEVELRELVDLAEQRGVVEHEEREMVHAVFGLGDTIAREVMVPRPEMVWIEGSKRVGQALALALRSGFSRIPVVGENVDDIIGVVYLKDLVRRTQGSDADTARKTPIAEVMRPASFVPESKPVDDLLREMQINRIHIAIVIDEYGGTAGLLTIEDILEEIVGEIADEYDTNEVAPIEDLEDGSVRIQSRVTVEDLAEKFDVDIEINDDVETVGGLMAQQLGLVPIPGAVVRVAGLRLEAEDTIGRRNRISSVRVVRESLPSSAPSGENQHDERDYPYRDQEVER from the coding sequence GTGGCTAGTTCGGATCTGACGCTGCTGATCGTCGCCCTGGTCCTCGTCGTCCTCGGCGGCGTCTTTGCCATGGTCGACGCGGCACTGCTTCGAGTCAGCAAGGCGCGCGTATCTGAGTTCTGCAAGGAAGGTGTGCGCGGAGCGAAAGCGCTCGCGGATGTCGTCGCTGACCTGCCGCGCCACACCAACCTCCTGTTGCTGCTGCGCCTCGCATGTGAGATGACGGCGGTGGTGATGGCTACCGTCGTGATCACCAACTACATCGATGCCACCTGGGTGCAGGTATTGACCGCGGCGGCCGGTATGACCGTGATCAGTTACGTCATCGTCGGTGTGGGCCCGCGCACGCTCGGCCGCCAACACCCATACGCTACGGCGCTGCGTACGGCCGTCCTGGTGCGCACGCTAGGGATCGTGCTCGGACCGATCGCCGGCTTACTGATCGTGATTGGCAACGCGATTACCCCGGGCCGCGGTTTCCGGGAAGGTCCGTTTGCCACTGAAGTAGAACTGCGCGAGCTGGTTGATCTGGCCGAACAGCGCGGCGTTGTTGAGCATGAAGAGCGCGAGATGGTTCATGCGGTATTCGGCCTCGGCGACACCATTGCCCGGGAGGTGATGGTCCCGCGGCCGGAGATGGTGTGGATCGAGGGCTCCAAACGGGTCGGGCAGGCACTCGCCCTCGCGCTACGCAGCGGTTTCTCTCGCATCCCGGTCGTCGGCGAGAACGTTGACGACATCATCGGCGTCGTCTACCTGAAAGATCTGGTACGGCGCACCCAGGGATCGGATGCCGATACCGCTCGGAAAACCCCCATCGCCGAGGTGATGCGACCGGCAAGTTTCGTCCCCGAATCGAAACCGGTTGACGACCTGCTGCGCGAGATGCAGATCAACCGGATCCACATCGCGATCGTGATCGACGAGTACGGCGGTACGGCTGGTCTGTTGACGATCGAGGACATCCTGGAGGAAATCGTCGGCGAGATCGCGGACGAGTACGACACGAACGAGGTCGCGCCGATCGAAGATCTCGAAGACGGTAGCGTCCGGATCCAGTCGCGGGTCACCGTGGAGGACCTAGCCGAGAAATTCGACGTCGATATCGAGATCAACGACGACGTGGAGACCGTTGGCGGTCTGATGGCGCAGCAACTTGGGTTGGTGCCGATTCCCGGCGCGGTCGTCCGGGTTGCCGGGTTGCGCCTGGAGGCCGAGGACACCATCGGGCGGCGAAATCGGATCTCGTCAGTGCGCGTCGTACGCGAGTCTTTGCCGAGTTCGGCCCCCTCCGGGGAGAATCAGCACGATGAACGGGATTACCCGTATCGCGACCAGGAGGTGGAACGATGA
- the ybeY gene encoding rRNA maturation RNase YbeY, with translation MSVEITNESSIPVGEIRLAAIADFMLGQLGIHPQAELSILIVDVPHMAALNERWMGEEGATDVLAFPMDELSPATRPGVAPADIADDEDEEPGIVGDIVLCPAVAISQAAAAGHTFEDELHMLTTHGILHLLGYDHMEPEEEREMFGLQGQLLKKWRAETERARG, from the coding sequence ATGAGCGTTGAGATCACCAACGAGTCCTCGATCCCGGTCGGCGAGATCCGGTTGGCCGCGATCGCTGACTTCATGCTCGGCCAGCTCGGCATCCATCCGCAAGCAGAGCTCTCGATTCTGATCGTCGACGTCCCGCACATGGCCGCACTGAACGAGCGCTGGATGGGCGAGGAAGGCGCGACCGACGTGCTGGCCTTCCCGATGGACGAGCTCAGCCCGGCCACTCGACCCGGCGTCGCGCCGGCGGATATCGCCGACGATGAGGACGAAGAGCCAGGCATCGTCGGCGACATCGTGCTGTGTCCCGCGGTGGCGATCTCGCAGGCCGCGGCCGCCGGGCACACGTTCGAGGATGAGTTACATATGCTCACCACGCACGGCATTCTGCATCTGCTGGGCTATGACCATATGGAGCCCGAGGAGGAGCGTGAGATGTTCGGGCTGCAGGGGCAACTGTTGAAGAAGTGGCGAGCGGAGACCGAACGAGCGCGTGGCTAG
- a CDS encoding PhoH family protein, which translates to MAADSGDAQPVSTTFEVPSSTPMVTLLGVRDEYLRLIESSVTTQIDVRGTSITITGHHGEVAFTQRVFDELLALLQSGHELSTDVVRRSIGMMRQDRHQRPADVLSINILSRRGRSIRPKTIGQKEYVDAIDAHTIVFGIGPAGTGKTYLAMAKAVQALQSKQVNRIILTRPAVEAGERLGFLPGSLSEKIDPYLRPLYDALHDMIDPESIPRLMEAGTIEVAPLAYMRGRSLNDAFIILDEAQNTTAEQMKMFLTRLGFGSKIVVTGDTTQVDLPGGQQSGLRIVRDILDGVDDIGFRELTSQDVVRHRLVGEIVDAYARHDARGRQDQRGQREDRGRRQA; encoded by the coding sequence GTGGCGGCCGACTCGGGCGATGCGCAGCCTGTCAGCACCACGTTCGAGGTCCCGTCGAGTACGCCGATGGTGACGTTGCTCGGCGTCCGAGACGAGTACCTCCGGCTCATCGAGTCGAGCGTCACCACTCAGATCGACGTTCGTGGCACATCCATCACGATCACCGGCCATCACGGCGAAGTCGCGTTCACCCAGCGGGTGTTCGACGAGTTGCTGGCCCTGCTGCAGTCCGGGCACGAATTGAGCACGGACGTCGTACGGCGCAGTATTGGCATGATGCGTCAGGATCGCCATCAGCGCCCGGCCGACGTGCTCAGCATCAACATTTTGAGTCGCCGCGGTCGCTCGATTCGACCCAAGACGATCGGGCAGAAAGAATACGTCGATGCGATCGACGCACACACGATCGTGTTCGGTATCGGACCGGCGGGCACCGGAAAGACTTACCTGGCGATGGCCAAGGCCGTGCAGGCTTTGCAGTCCAAGCAGGTCAACCGAATCATCCTGACGCGTCCCGCGGTGGAGGCCGGCGAGCGCCTCGGATTCCTTCCCGGCTCATTGTCGGAGAAGATCGATCCGTACTTGCGGCCGCTGTATGACGCGCTGCACGACATGATCGACCCCGAGTCGATCCCGCGCCTGATGGAGGCCGGAACCATCGAGGTCGCTCCGCTTGCCTATATGCGCGGTCGGAGCCTCAACGATGCGTTCATCATTCTGGACGAGGCGCAGAACACCACCGCCGAGCAGATGAAGATGTTCCTCACCCGACTCGGGTTCGGCTCCAAAATCGTGGTCACCGGCGACACGACCCAGGTTGATCTTCCCGGCGGGCAACAGTCGGGCTTGCGGATTGTGCGTGACATTCTCGATGGCGTGGACGACATCGGGTTCCGTGAACTCACCAGTCAGGACGTCGTTCGGCACCGTCTGGTCGGAGAAATCGTCGACGCCTACGCGCGGCATGACGCCCGTGGTCGACAGGATCAGCGTGGCCAGCGTGAAGACCGCGGAAGGCGTCAGGCATGA